In Acropora palmata chromosome 7, jaAcrPala1.3, whole genome shotgun sequence, one genomic interval encodes:
- the LOC141886865 gene encoding uncharacterized protein LOC141886865 isoform X5, translated as MVVLMRQYTAARNWRINNDIDNILKKERPLDKELKKVISCAFHKHDKLGRPCYIERTGRQDTIALLKLPAEQYIAWHIWNNEKQIQRMEDLSKKFGRPIETMVHIHDMAGATMLLRKAVNAFKRLAKLDQDYYPERMEKIFIINTPWVFPMLWKIAKIFLDPKTRSKCVILKNSELCKLCECFNPEDLPEEFGGTCHCENGCLPPVPRQMMDMKDLPQLTEQTIGAKKIFTHAIEYDGKKSDMSIAWYFRATSKDLQFGVKFKPKPHSGWHDNEDYIEDVWVEELEPILECGSSITGFYAPPCPGICTLVWDNSNCKWLSRTIRYHVMVSEGESESDEEISTNGIEETLKKRI; from the exons ATGGTTGTTCTGATGAG aCAATACACAGCAGCAAGAAATTGGAGAATAAATAATGACATTGATAATATCCTGAAGAAAGAG aGACCTTTGGataaggaattgaaaaag GTGATCTCCTGTGCATTTCACAAACACGACAAGCTTGGGAGACCCTGTTATATTGAACGCACAGGAAGGCAAGATACCATAGCCTTGCTGAAG CTTCCAGCAGAGCAGTACATTGCTTGGCATATTTGGAATAACGAGAAACAAATTCAGAGAATGGAAGATTTATCAAAGAAATTT GGAAGACCAATAGAGACAATGGTACACATTCACGACATGGCCGGAGCAACCATGTTACTAAG AAAGGCTGTGAATGCTTTCAAACGACTGGCAAAACTGGATCAAGATTATTACCCAGAAAGGATGGAAAAG ATATTTATCATCAACACCCCCTG GGTATTTCCTATGCTTTGGAAGATTGCCAAGATTTTCTTGGATCCTAAAACACGGTCAAAATGTGTAATACTTAAAAACTCGGAGCTGTGCAAACTTTGTGAATGTTTTAACCCCGAGGACCTCCCTGAAGAATTTGGTGGCACCTGTCACTGTGAAAATGGTTGTCTTCCTCCCGTACCAAGACAAATG atGGATATGAAAGATCTGCCTCAACTGACTGAGCAAACCATCG GAGCAAAGAAGATCTTCACACATGCAATTGAATATGATGGCAAGAAATCTGACATGTCCATTGCCTGGTATTTCAGGGCAACGAG TAAGGATTTACAGTTTGGCGTTAAATTCAAACCTAAACCTCACTCAGGTTGGCATGATAATGAGGACTACATTGAGGATGTTTGGGTTGAGGAGCTGGAACCAATTTTAGAGTGTGGATCATCAATAACTGG ATTTTACGCACCACCCTGCCCTGGCATTTGTACCCTGGTATGGGACAATTCAAACTGCAAATGGCTGTCAAGAACAATTAG GTACCACGTGATGGTTAGTGAGGGAGAGTCCGAAAGTGATGAGGAAATTTCAACAAATGGTATCGAAGAAACTCTGAAAAAGAGGATATAG
- the LOC141886865 gene encoding uncharacterized protein LOC141886865 isoform X1, which yields MSGYVGDLSSFQQKSLEELRDMLTAETTTDEVNKKRGKCQGGSYVHQTYATLLRFLRARNFDPKTAYKQYTAARNWRINNDIDNILKKERPLDKELKKVISCAFHKHDKLGRPCYIERTGRQDTIALLKLPAEQYIAWHIWNNEKQIQRMEDLSKKFGRPIETMVHIHDMAGATMLLRKAVNAFKRLAKLDQDYYPERMEKIFIINTPWVFPMLWKIAKIFLDPKTRSKCVILKNSELCKLCECFNPEDLPEEFGGTCHCENGCLPPVPRQMMDMKDLPQLTEQTIGAKKIFTHAIEYDGKKSDMSIAWYFRATSKDLQFGVKFKPKPHSGWHDNEDYIEDVWVEELEPILECGSSITGFYAPPCPGICTLVWDNSNCKWLSRTIRYHVMVSEGESESDEEISTNGIEETLKKRI from the exons ATGAGTGGCTATGTTGGTGATTTGTCGTCGTTTCAGCAGAAGTCCCTCGAGGAACTTCGAGATATGTTGACGGCCGAAACCACAACTGATGAGGTAAACAAGAAAAGGGGTAAATGTCAGGGCGGATCGTACGTGCATCAGACATAT gCCACTCTGTTGAGGTTTCTCAGAGCTCGCAATTTTGATCCAAAGACAGCTTACAA aCAATACACAGCAGCAAGAAATTGGAGAATAAATAATGACATTGATAATATCCTGAAGAAAGAG aGACCTTTGGataaggaattgaaaaag GTGATCTCCTGTGCATTTCACAAACACGACAAGCTTGGGAGACCCTGTTATATTGAACGCACAGGAAGGCAAGATACCATAGCCTTGCTGAAG CTTCCAGCAGAGCAGTACATTGCTTGGCATATTTGGAATAACGAGAAACAAATTCAGAGAATGGAAGATTTATCAAAGAAATTT GGAAGACCAATAGAGACAATGGTACACATTCACGACATGGCCGGAGCAACCATGTTACTAAG AAAGGCTGTGAATGCTTTCAAACGACTGGCAAAACTGGATCAAGATTATTACCCAGAAAGGATGGAAAAG ATATTTATCATCAACACCCCCTG GGTATTTCCTATGCTTTGGAAGATTGCCAAGATTTTCTTGGATCCTAAAACACGGTCAAAATGTGTAATACTTAAAAACTCGGAGCTGTGCAAACTTTGTGAATGTTTTAACCCCGAGGACCTCCCTGAAGAATTTGGTGGCACCTGTCACTGTGAAAATGGTTGTCTTCCTCCCGTACCAAGACAAATG atGGATATGAAAGATCTGCCTCAACTGACTGAGCAAACCATCG GAGCAAAGAAGATCTTCACACATGCAATTGAATATGATGGCAAGAAATCTGACATGTCCATTGCCTGGTATTTCAGGGCAACGAG TAAGGATTTACAGTTTGGCGTTAAATTCAAACCTAAACCTCACTCAGGTTGGCATGATAATGAGGACTACATTGAGGATGTTTGGGTTGAGGAGCTGGAACCAATTTTAGAGTGTGGATCATCAATAACTGG ATTTTACGCACCACCCTGCCCTGGCATTTGTACCCTGGTATGGGACAATTCAAACTGCAAATGGCTGTCAAGAACAATTAG GTACCACGTGATGGTTAGTGAGGGAGAGTCCGAAAGTGATGAGGAAATTTCAACAAATGGTATCGAAGAAACTCTGAAAAAGAGGATATAG
- the LOC141886865 gene encoding uncharacterized protein LOC141886865 isoform X3, which yields MLTAETTTDEVNKKRGKCQGGSYVHQTYATLLRFLRARNFDPKTAYKQYTAARNWRINNDIDNILKKERPLDKELKKVISCAFHKHDKLGRPCYIERTGRQDTIALLKLPAEQYIAWHIWNNEKQIQRMEDLSKKFGRPIETMVHIHDMAGATMLLRKAVNAFKRLAKLDQDYYPERMEKIFIINTPWVFPMLWKIAKIFLDPKTRSKCVILKNSELCKLCECFNPEDLPEEFGGTCHCENGCLPPVPRQMMDMKDLPQLTEQTIGAKKIFTHAIEYDGKKSDMSIAWYFRATSKDLQFGVKFKPKPHSGWHDNEDYIEDVWVEELEPILECGSSITGFYAPPCPGICTLVWDNSNCKWLSRTIRYHVMVSEGESESDEEISTNGIEETLKKRI from the exons ATGTTGACGGCCGAAACCACAACTGATGAGGTAAACAAGAAAAGGGGTAAATGTCAGGGCGGATCGTACGTGCATCAGACATAT gCCACTCTGTTGAGGTTTCTCAGAGCTCGCAATTTTGATCCAAAGACAGCTTACAA aCAATACACAGCAGCAAGAAATTGGAGAATAAATAATGACATTGATAATATCCTGAAGAAAGAG aGACCTTTGGataaggaattgaaaaag GTGATCTCCTGTGCATTTCACAAACACGACAAGCTTGGGAGACCCTGTTATATTGAACGCACAGGAAGGCAAGATACCATAGCCTTGCTGAAG CTTCCAGCAGAGCAGTACATTGCTTGGCATATTTGGAATAACGAGAAACAAATTCAGAGAATGGAAGATTTATCAAAGAAATTT GGAAGACCAATAGAGACAATGGTACACATTCACGACATGGCCGGAGCAACCATGTTACTAAG AAAGGCTGTGAATGCTTTCAAACGACTGGCAAAACTGGATCAAGATTATTACCCAGAAAGGATGGAAAAG ATATTTATCATCAACACCCCCTG GGTATTTCCTATGCTTTGGAAGATTGCCAAGATTTTCTTGGATCCTAAAACACGGTCAAAATGTGTAATACTTAAAAACTCGGAGCTGTGCAAACTTTGTGAATGTTTTAACCCCGAGGACCTCCCTGAAGAATTTGGTGGCACCTGTCACTGTGAAAATGGTTGTCTTCCTCCCGTACCAAGACAAATG atGGATATGAAAGATCTGCCTCAACTGACTGAGCAAACCATCG GAGCAAAGAAGATCTTCACACATGCAATTGAATATGATGGCAAGAAATCTGACATGTCCATTGCCTGGTATTTCAGGGCAACGAG TAAGGATTTACAGTTTGGCGTTAAATTCAAACCTAAACCTCACTCAGGTTGGCATGATAATGAGGACTACATTGAGGATGTTTGGGTTGAGGAGCTGGAACCAATTTTAGAGTGTGGATCATCAATAACTGG ATTTTACGCACCACCCTGCCCTGGCATTTGTACCCTGGTATGGGACAATTCAAACTGCAAATGGCTGTCAAGAACAATTAG GTACCACGTGATGGTTAGTGAGGGAGAGTCCGAAAGTGATGAGGAAATTTCAACAAATGGTATCGAAGAAACTCTGAAAAAGAGGATATAG
- the LOC141886865 gene encoding uncharacterized protein LOC141886865 isoform X4, which yields MLTAETTTDEATLLRFLRARNFDPKTAYKQYTAARNWRINNDIDNILKKERPLDKELKKVISCAFHKHDKLGRPCYIERTGRQDTIALLKLPAEQYIAWHIWNNEKQIQRMEDLSKKFGRPIETMVHIHDMAGATMLLRKAVNAFKRLAKLDQDYYPERMEKIFIINTPWVFPMLWKIAKIFLDPKTRSKCVILKNSELCKLCECFNPEDLPEEFGGTCHCENGCLPPVPRQMMDMKDLPQLTEQTIGAKKIFTHAIEYDGKKSDMSIAWYFRATSKDLQFGVKFKPKPHSGWHDNEDYIEDVWVEELEPILECGSSITGFYAPPCPGICTLVWDNSNCKWLSRTIRYHVMVSEGESESDEEISTNGIEETLKKRI from the exons ATGTTGACGGCCGAAACCACAACTGATGAG gCCACTCTGTTGAGGTTTCTCAGAGCTCGCAATTTTGATCCAAAGACAGCTTACAA aCAATACACAGCAGCAAGAAATTGGAGAATAAATAATGACATTGATAATATCCTGAAGAAAGAG aGACCTTTGGataaggaattgaaaaag GTGATCTCCTGTGCATTTCACAAACACGACAAGCTTGGGAGACCCTGTTATATTGAACGCACAGGAAGGCAAGATACCATAGCCTTGCTGAAG CTTCCAGCAGAGCAGTACATTGCTTGGCATATTTGGAATAACGAGAAACAAATTCAGAGAATGGAAGATTTATCAAAGAAATTT GGAAGACCAATAGAGACAATGGTACACATTCACGACATGGCCGGAGCAACCATGTTACTAAG AAAGGCTGTGAATGCTTTCAAACGACTGGCAAAACTGGATCAAGATTATTACCCAGAAAGGATGGAAAAG ATATTTATCATCAACACCCCCTG GGTATTTCCTATGCTTTGGAAGATTGCCAAGATTTTCTTGGATCCTAAAACACGGTCAAAATGTGTAATACTTAAAAACTCGGAGCTGTGCAAACTTTGTGAATGTTTTAACCCCGAGGACCTCCCTGAAGAATTTGGTGGCACCTGTCACTGTGAAAATGGTTGTCTTCCTCCCGTACCAAGACAAATG atGGATATGAAAGATCTGCCTCAACTGACTGAGCAAACCATCG GAGCAAAGAAGATCTTCACACATGCAATTGAATATGATGGCAAGAAATCTGACATGTCCATTGCCTGGTATTTCAGGGCAACGAG TAAGGATTTACAGTTTGGCGTTAAATTCAAACCTAAACCTCACTCAGGTTGGCATGATAATGAGGACTACATTGAGGATGTTTGGGTTGAGGAGCTGGAACCAATTTTAGAGTGTGGATCATCAATAACTGG ATTTTACGCACCACCCTGCCCTGGCATTTGTACCCTGGTATGGGACAATTCAAACTGCAAATGGCTGTCAAGAACAATTAG GTACCACGTGATGGTTAGTGAGGGAGAGTCCGAAAGTGATGAGGAAATTTCAACAAATGGTATCGAAGAAACTCTGAAAAAGAGGATATAG
- the LOC141886865 gene encoding uncharacterized protein LOC141886865 isoform X2 → MSGYVGDLSSFQQKSLEELRDMLTAETTTDEATLLRFLRARNFDPKTAYKQYTAARNWRINNDIDNILKKERPLDKELKKVISCAFHKHDKLGRPCYIERTGRQDTIALLKLPAEQYIAWHIWNNEKQIQRMEDLSKKFGRPIETMVHIHDMAGATMLLRKAVNAFKRLAKLDQDYYPERMEKIFIINTPWVFPMLWKIAKIFLDPKTRSKCVILKNSELCKLCECFNPEDLPEEFGGTCHCENGCLPPVPRQMMDMKDLPQLTEQTIGAKKIFTHAIEYDGKKSDMSIAWYFRATSKDLQFGVKFKPKPHSGWHDNEDYIEDVWVEELEPILECGSSITGFYAPPCPGICTLVWDNSNCKWLSRTIRYHVMVSEGESESDEEISTNGIEETLKKRI, encoded by the exons ATGAGTGGCTATGTTGGTGATTTGTCGTCGTTTCAGCAGAAGTCCCTCGAGGAACTTCGAGATATGTTGACGGCCGAAACCACAACTGATGAG gCCACTCTGTTGAGGTTTCTCAGAGCTCGCAATTTTGATCCAAAGACAGCTTACAA aCAATACACAGCAGCAAGAAATTGGAGAATAAATAATGACATTGATAATATCCTGAAGAAAGAG aGACCTTTGGataaggaattgaaaaag GTGATCTCCTGTGCATTTCACAAACACGACAAGCTTGGGAGACCCTGTTATATTGAACGCACAGGAAGGCAAGATACCATAGCCTTGCTGAAG CTTCCAGCAGAGCAGTACATTGCTTGGCATATTTGGAATAACGAGAAACAAATTCAGAGAATGGAAGATTTATCAAAGAAATTT GGAAGACCAATAGAGACAATGGTACACATTCACGACATGGCCGGAGCAACCATGTTACTAAG AAAGGCTGTGAATGCTTTCAAACGACTGGCAAAACTGGATCAAGATTATTACCCAGAAAGGATGGAAAAG ATATTTATCATCAACACCCCCTG GGTATTTCCTATGCTTTGGAAGATTGCCAAGATTTTCTTGGATCCTAAAACACGGTCAAAATGTGTAATACTTAAAAACTCGGAGCTGTGCAAACTTTGTGAATGTTTTAACCCCGAGGACCTCCCTGAAGAATTTGGTGGCACCTGTCACTGTGAAAATGGTTGTCTTCCTCCCGTACCAAGACAAATG atGGATATGAAAGATCTGCCTCAACTGACTGAGCAAACCATCG GAGCAAAGAAGATCTTCACACATGCAATTGAATATGATGGCAAGAAATCTGACATGTCCATTGCCTGGTATTTCAGGGCAACGAG TAAGGATTTACAGTTTGGCGTTAAATTCAAACCTAAACCTCACTCAGGTTGGCATGATAATGAGGACTACATTGAGGATGTTTGGGTTGAGGAGCTGGAACCAATTTTAGAGTGTGGATCATCAATAACTGG ATTTTACGCACCACCCTGCCCTGGCATTTGTACCCTGGTATGGGACAATTCAAACTGCAAATGGCTGTCAAGAACAATTAG GTACCACGTGATGGTTAGTGAGGGAGAGTCCGAAAGTGATGAGGAAATTTCAACAAATGGTATCGAAGAAACTCTGAAAAAGAGGATATAG